AATACCATAAGATGTTAgaagtatatatataattgtcaCATCATAATTCAAAAGTATAATGTTGAGGCTAGATTGTTATAATTTGATACATTTCATCAATTAATTAGCCCTTTAAGATTATTAccgaattaaataaacaatttctGATGCATTAACCTACTATTAACCAATTTCTAATTTTttgattaaatttaaaagtctgTCTTTCTGATggcaattttaaatgtcaatcTACCGACGTCATTAACAAAACtcgattataataaattttgtaaGATTTATTTGATTACCTGAATCCCCTGAAAAAGTTGATTCTCACAATCAGTGAGCAATAGAGAAACAAAGCGATGAAGTAACAAGTCCTGGCCAAGCAATCAAATTCACCATAAATTGCCCTCCATGCAATGCTTGCTGCGGCTGGAGTAGCAATGAACATAGAATAAACAGGGTGCAGCTCCTTAGGCAACACTTCACTTGTAGGTAATCTTTGATACAAAGTCACAAAAACAACAAGATAATGTGCGAACCCTATAGCCCACAAGAACTTCCCTGCCTCCTCCCACCCCACTTTGGCTGCCAAAATCGCCCCAATGAAGTTGCCCACAACCGAAAGATGCGAAGAAGGATTTGCAACTTTACACAGACGACGTTTCCCCCCTGAAAGCCATTGTCCGTATATTTTCAGGTCAAGAAATATGATAGGTGCAATGAACACGCACCAGATGACGGGATGCAGTATGTTTGGTGCCACAACGGGTGGAGCACCGATGGCTAAGAACATGCATACGATCCAAGGAGCGAAGAAGAAGTTGACTCGGACAGGATGGAAGTATTCTCTTTTCACAGCTTCGAAATAAAATATGCATTTTAGTGTGTACGTGATGAATACTAGAAGAAGCACAAGTAAGGCTAATAGCCAGATCGATAAGTTGATCAAGGGTGAAATGTGGAGGAATTTGGTGGCTGGACTTGTTGATAGAGAAAGCCAAAGAATGGCCTGGCTGCTTAAGCCCAGACATATACCAAAGCAGCCGATAGGGAACCGTAGGAGGAAGGGCCATTTTTCATCCTTGGGTAGAAGTATGTCCTCGGATTCCTGCAAgagaagtgtgttaaaaattATTACAAGTAAACTAAACCTTTTGGCAAAAATTTCAATGcatcataaaaaattatataacttAACATATACAAAAAAACATAGGCAATAATCTTGTCCCTTTGCCGCAAGTTTTTGTATGAAATGAGACTAAAAAACTACATGTGGAAGAATTTCGTTTGGGAAACTAGGATGACCAAAGTTTATCTTTTTTTCGTTTCTTCCTTTATATCTGCAAAGTTGGATGAAAGGGTTGTCACTTGTCAACCAAAAAAATATGTTAGTCAAAGGTTTCAGACAGAACGAGGAACGACTGATTCTATGTGTATAATCGAATTAGATATGCCATTGTCTCTTCCGAACAAATAAAAAAACAGAAGCACAATTATGTATATACACCTTGATTTGGTCTAGTTCAGGTCCCGTAAGAGCAGCAAAGTATCTTCCAGCGGGCACACTTTCCTCAACGGATTCATCAATCCCACCTAATCCATCACTTTGCTCAACGTTAGCCCCACTGTCCATTCTAAATGGCAACCTCGAATTCTGCCTAACGATACCAGATCTTGTTCTGAAAATATTGAAGTcccctttctttctttctgcacAACCAAATCCTCCAAAGCTATTCCCGCTTCTTTCCAATGATTGCCTATCCTTTTGCTCTCTGTTGAAAGCCGAAAAACCGGTTTCCAGGGAAACTTGCCTGCTGAAACTCCGGTATGGCCTCTTCCATTCTCGAATTTTGATTGGTTTGTTGAACTGTTTTTCTTCTTTTGCATACCCCGTTTTTGCTGTATTATTTTGTTGATGTTCTTGCTCTTGTAgttgttcttcttcttcttctggcACCTCATGGATATCAACAAATTTTGCATCAGGGGATCTTGGGAAGGTACTTACCATTTCCATGTTATATGATCTCAATTCCTGTTGTGTCCAAGTTTCACATATCAGTGATCAC
This window of the Primulina tabacum isolate GXHZ01 chromosome 4, ASM2559414v2, whole genome shotgun sequence genome carries:
- the LOC142542846 gene encoding guard cell S-type anion channel SLAC1-like, coding for MEMVSTFPRSPDAKFVDIHEVPEEEEEQLQEQEHQQNNTAKTGYAKEEKQFNKPIKIREWKRPYRSFSRQVSLETGFSAFNREQKDRQSLERSGNSFGGFGCAERKKGDFNIFRTRSGIVRQNSRLPFRMDSGANVEQSDGLGGIDESVEESVPAGRYFAALTGPELDQIKESEDILLPKDEKWPFLLRFPIGCFGICLGLSSQAILWLSLSTSPATKFLHISPLINLSIWLLALLVLLLVFITYTLKCIFYFEAVKREYFHPVRVNFFFAPWIVCMFLAIGAPPVVAPNILHPVIWCVFIAPIIFLDLKIYGQWLSGGKRRLCKVANPSSHLSVVGNFIGAILAAKVGWEEAGKFLWAIGFAHYLVVFVTLYQRLPTSEVLPKELHPVYSMFIATPAAASIAWRAIYGEFDCLARTCYFIALFLYCSLIVRINFFRGFRFSVAWWSYTFPMTTASIAAIKYAEQVPSVISQGLALTLSFLSSTIVFTLFFSTILHALVWKTLFPNDLAIAITKRKVGREKKPVKKTYDIRRWTKNMPLSYGSANGNNSVDKDNEVEE